The proteins below are encoded in one region of Thermococcus peptonophilus:
- a CDS encoding 3-methyl-2-oxobutanoate dehydrogenase subunit beta, which produces MEIPEQVKKKLTLPAEEHFYAGHTACQGCGAALGLRYVLKAYGRKTIFAIPACCSTIIAGAWPYNTLGANLFQTAFETTGAVLGGIEAALKARGIKVKGEDGVMIVGWAGDGGTADIGLQALSGFLERGHDALYIMYDNEAYMNTGIQRSSSTPYGAWTTNTPGGKRHFLEKRHKKKVIDIVIAHEIPYAATASVAYPEDFIRKLKTAQKTPGPSFIQLFAPCPTGWRSPTDKSIEIARLAVQTAYFPLFEYKEGKYKINMPNPKKEPKPIEEFLKLQGRFKYMTREDIQILQEWVLREWEKLKKLAEVFG; this is translated from the coding sequence ATGGAGATTCCCGAGCAGGTTAAGAAAAAGCTCACGCTCCCGGCGGAGGAGCACTTCTATGCTGGTCACACGGCCTGCCAGGGCTGTGGGGCTGCACTCGGGCTGAGGTACGTCCTCAAGGCCTACGGCAGGAAGACGATATTTGCAATCCCCGCCTGCTGTTCAACAATTATAGCCGGCGCCTGGCCCTACAACACCCTCGGTGCCAATCTGTTCCAGACGGCCTTTGAGACGACCGGTGCCGTCCTAGGCGGCATCGAGGCCGCTTTGAAGGCCAGGGGGATAAAGGTCAAGGGCGAAGACGGCGTCATGATCGTCGGCTGGGCCGGCGACGGTGGAACCGCCGACATAGGTCTTCAGGCTCTTTCGGGCTTCCTTGAGAGAGGCCACGACGCCCTCTACATCATGTACGACAACGAGGCCTACATGAATACCGGAATCCAGAGGTCGAGTTCAACTCCCTACGGTGCCTGGACGACGAACACCCCGGGAGGAAAGAGGCACTTCCTTGAGAAGAGGCACAAGAAGAAGGTCATAGACATCGTCATAGCCCACGAGATCCCCTACGCGGCAACTGCAAGCGTCGCCTATCCGGAGGACTTCATAAGAAAGCTCAAGACAGCTCAGAAGACTCCAGGCCCGAGCTTCATCCAGCTCTTCGCTCCGTGCCCGACCGGCTGGCGCTCACCCACCGACAAGAGCATCGAGATAGCCAGACTTGCCGTTCAGACAGCATACTTCCCGCTCTTCGAGTATAAAGAGGGCAAGTACAAGATTAACATGCCCAACCCGAAAAAGGAGCCGAAGCCAATCGAGGAGTTCCTCAAGCTCCAGGGTAGGTTCAAGTACATGACCAGAGAGGACATCCAAATCCTTCAGGAGTGGGTGCTCCGCGAGTGGGAGAAGCTCAAGAAGCTCGCCGAGGTCTTCGGCTGA
- the porD gene encoding pyruvate synthase subunit PorD, whose amino-acid sequence MAESPFKADIERVQKEYSEKMTPGAVATIPGSSVINKTGSWRVFMPEFNRDKCTRCFLCYIYCPEPAIYLDEESYPVFDYDYCKGCGICANECPVDAIVMVREVK is encoded by the coding sequence ATGGCTGAGAGCCCGTTTAAGGCCGATATTGAGAGGGTTCAGAAGGAGTACAGCGAAAAGATGACGCCCGGAGCAGTTGCGACCATTCCGGGGAGCAGCGTAATCAACAAGACCGGCTCTTGGAGAGTTTTCATGCCGGAGTTCAACCGTGACAAGTGTACGAGATGCTTCCTCTGCTACATCTACTGCCCTGAGCCGGCAATCTATCTGGATGAGGAGAGCTACCCGGTCTTTGACTACGACTACTGTAAGGGCTGTGGAATCTGTGCCAACGAGTGTCCGGTTGATGCAATAGTTATGGTTAGGGAAGTCAAGTGA